The Miltoncostaea oceani genome includes a region encoding these proteins:
- a CDS encoding bifunctional phosphoglucose/phosphomannose isomerase translates to MFGLDGPEALEADSLGLIRGIGDSLAAFDEARASAEAVEIPWPADAITDVAICGMGGSAIAADLVTGAYRERLRVPVTVVRDYYLPGWIGEGTLVVLSSYSGGTEETLTAASQALERNSLCVAVTSGGKLGSFYAAEGVPVVPVVPGLQPRAALLRMMVPLVVLLHRLELVPSLTSDLEEARATISGAIAAYGPDVPETGNPAKQLARSLQNAVPLIWGAEATAPIAVRWKGQFNENAKIPAFASSIPELDHNEIVGFAGMPAPLSQLAHLIMLRDPRHHRQVQRRFDLTRELVEPHVAHTLSIEAEGQGGLARMLDLVLLGDYASLYLALLRAVDPGPVEMIERLKERLAQTGYGRSADPQA, encoded by the coding sequence ATGTTCGGACTGGACGGACCCGAGGCCCTGGAGGCCGACTCCCTCGGACTGATCCGCGGGATCGGCGACTCGCTGGCCGCCTTCGACGAGGCCCGCGCCTCCGCCGAGGCCGTGGAGATCCCGTGGCCGGCGGACGCGATCACCGACGTCGCGATCTGCGGCATGGGCGGCTCCGCCATCGCGGCCGACCTGGTCACCGGCGCGTACCGCGAGCGCCTGCGGGTGCCCGTGACGGTGGTGCGCGACTACTACCTGCCGGGCTGGATCGGCGAGGGCACCCTCGTGGTGCTGTCGTCGTACTCGGGCGGCACCGAGGAGACGCTGACGGCGGCCTCCCAGGCCCTCGAGCGCAACAGCCTGTGCGTCGCGGTGACGAGCGGCGGCAAGCTCGGGTCGTTCTACGCGGCGGAGGGCGTCCCCGTCGTGCCCGTCGTGCCGGGGCTCCAGCCCCGCGCGGCGCTGCTGCGGATGATGGTCCCCCTGGTGGTGCTGCTGCACCGGCTCGAGCTGGTCCCGTCCCTGACGTCGGACCTCGAGGAGGCGCGCGCCACGATCTCCGGCGCCATCGCGGCGTACGGCCCCGACGTCCCCGAGACCGGCAACCCGGCGAAGCAGCTCGCGCGGTCGCTGCAGAACGCCGTCCCGCTGATCTGGGGCGCGGAGGCGACCGCCCCGATCGCGGTGCGCTGGAAGGGCCAGTTCAACGAGAACGCCAAGATCCCGGCGTTCGCGTCGTCGATCCCCGAGCTCGACCACAACGAGATCGTCGGGTTCGCGGGCATGCCGGCGCCGCTCAGCCAGCTCGCGCACCTGATCATGCTGCGCGACCCCCGCCACCACCGGCAGGTGCAGCGCCGCTTCGACCTCACCCGCGAGCTCGTGGAGCCGCACGTCGCGCACACGCTGTCGATCGAGGCGGAGGGGCAGGGCGGCCTGGCGCGGATGCTCGACCTCGTCCTCCTCGGTGACTACGCATCCCTCTACCTCGCGTTGCTGCGCGCGGTCGACCCGGGGCCCGTCGAGATGATCGAGCGCCTCAAGGAGCGGCTCGCGCAGACCGGGTACGGGAGGTCCGCGGACCCGCAGGCGTGA
- a CDS encoding UDP-glucose dehydrogenase family protein, translated as MTDNASSAAPEPGADAVNGGGPAPRERVGVIGAGYVGLVTGVCLASMGYEVTLRDIDANKVAALNDGQVPIYEPGLVEMMSEHRDRLTYTLSLERMLERSEVVFIAVDTPPTYSGDADLSRVMSVVEELEKVGADARHVLVMKSTVPVGTGERVRAELDARGLEQVGYCSNPEFLKEGAAIADFLRPDRVVIGSFDDAQGDRVAALYAPLGAPIIRTSVPSAEMVKYASNAFLATKISFINEIANVCEEVGADVEVVAHGMGLDSRIGSSFLRAGIGFGGSCFPKDVSALKQLAGNSGYHFQLLTSVIEVNELQKRRVIGKLKKHLGTLEGKRVALLGLAFKPETDDMREASSLVLAARLLAEGAEVVAYDPVVEVYDRLHGVSMTATAEEAMAGADAAVLVTEWAAIVGLDWAAAQGTMRSAIVIDGRNALDPREMTRLGYAFEGIGRIPAHVGAPL; from the coding sequence ATGACCGACAACGCGAGCAGCGCAGCGCCCGAACCCGGCGCGGATGCCGTCAACGGCGGCGGCCCGGCCCCCCGGGAGCGCGTCGGCGTGATCGGCGCCGGCTACGTCGGCCTGGTGACCGGCGTGTGCCTGGCCTCCATGGGCTACGAGGTGACGCTCCGCGACATCGACGCCAACAAGGTGGCGGCGCTCAACGACGGCCAGGTGCCGATCTACGAGCCCGGCCTCGTCGAGATGATGTCCGAGCACCGCGACCGGCTGACGTACACGCTGTCGCTGGAGCGGATGCTGGAGCGGTCGGAGGTCGTGTTCATCGCGGTCGACACCCCGCCGACGTACTCGGGCGACGCCGACCTGTCGCGCGTCATGAGCGTGGTGGAGGAGCTGGAGAAGGTCGGCGCCGACGCCCGCCACGTGCTTGTCATGAAGAGCACCGTCCCGGTCGGGACCGGCGAGCGGGTGCGCGCCGAGCTCGACGCGCGCGGCCTGGAGCAGGTCGGCTACTGCTCGAACCCGGAGTTCCTGAAGGAGGGCGCGGCGATCGCCGACTTCCTGCGCCCCGACCGCGTCGTGATCGGGTCCTTCGACGACGCGCAGGGCGACCGCGTCGCGGCGCTCTACGCGCCCCTCGGCGCGCCGATCATCCGCACCTCCGTCCCCTCGGCGGAGATGGTGAAGTACGCGTCGAACGCGTTCCTCGCCACGAAGATCAGCTTCATCAACGAGATCGCGAACGTCTGCGAGGAGGTCGGCGCCGACGTCGAGGTGGTCGCGCACGGCATGGGCCTCGACTCGCGGATCGGGTCGTCGTTCCTGCGGGCCGGCATCGGCTTCGGCGGGAGCTGCTTCCCGAAGGACGTGTCGGCGCTGAAGCAGCTCGCCGGCAACTCGGGGTACCACTTCCAGCTGCTCACCTCCGTCATCGAGGTGAACGAGCTCCAGAAGCGCCGCGTGATCGGGAAGCTCAAGAAGCACCTCGGCACGCTCGAGGGCAAGCGGGTCGCGCTGCTCGGCCTGGCGTTCAAGCCCGAGACGGACGACATGCGCGAGGCGTCGAGCCTGGTGCTCGCCGCCCGGCTGCTCGCCGAGGGCGCCGAGGTCGTGGCCTACGACCCCGTCGTCGAGGTCTACGACCGGCTGCACGGCGTGTCGATGACCGCCACCGCCGAGGAGGCGATGGCCGGCGCCGACGCCGCCGTGCTGGTGACGGAGTGGGCCGCGATCGTCGGCCTCGACTGGGCCGCCGCCCAGGGCACGATGCGCTCCGCCATCGTCATCGACGGCCGCAACGCCCTCGACCCGCGGGAGATGACCCGCCTCGGCTACGCGTTCGAGGGCATCGGCCGGATCCCCGCGCACGTGGGCGCGCCGCTCTGA
- a CDS encoding nucleotidyltransferase family protein, protein MLVGGQGRRLRPLTDTRPKPMMQLVDRPFVAHQIDLLRRHGVDDVIFSCGYRPDALRDHFGDGAAAGVRLRYVVDPEPLGTAGAVRNAEDLLDDAPFLVLNGDILTDLDLTAFAAEHRATGAQGTIALTPVDDPSAFGLVRLHDDGTVEAFVEKPTPADLRPGEPYRINAGTYLLDPAVLDLIPRGVSCSIEREVFPVLAERGTLHGHPSDAYWRDIGTPASYLAANHDVLAGALRTESPTGGAYLGAGAHVDPSATVDDRSCLGDGAVLAAGASVRGSVVGAGARIGVDVTLDGAIVGAGATVGRGARLGPGVIVGDDARIAPGTVVDPSTPVPTGAGA, encoded by the coding sequence GTGCTCGTGGGTGGTCAGGGGCGCCGTCTGCGACCCCTGACCGACACCCGCCCGAAGCCGATGATGCAGCTGGTGGACCGGCCGTTCGTCGCCCACCAGATCGACCTGCTGCGCCGCCACGGCGTCGACGACGTCATCTTCTCGTGCGGGTACCGGCCCGACGCGCTGCGCGACCACTTCGGCGACGGCGCCGCCGCCGGGGTGCGGCTGCGGTACGTCGTCGACCCGGAGCCCCTCGGCACGGCCGGCGCGGTCCGCAACGCCGAGGACCTCCTCGACGACGCCCCGTTCCTGGTGCTGAACGGCGACATCCTCACCGACCTCGACCTGACGGCGTTCGCCGCGGAGCACCGGGCGACGGGGGCGCAGGGCACGATCGCCCTGACGCCGGTGGACGACCCGAGCGCCTTCGGCCTGGTGCGCCTCCACGACGACGGGACCGTCGAGGCGTTCGTGGAGAAGCCCACCCCCGCCGACCTGCGGCCCGGGGAGCCGTACCGCATCAACGCCGGCACCTACCTGCTCGACCCCGCCGTGCTGGACCTGATCCCGCGTGGCGTGTCGTGCTCGATCGAGCGCGAGGTGTTCCCGGTGCTCGCGGAGCGGGGGACCCTGCACGGCCACCCGAGCGACGCCTACTGGCGCGACATCGGCACCCCCGCGTCGTACCTCGCCGCGAACCACGACGTCCTGGCGGGGGCCCTGCGCACCGAGTCCCCGACGGGCGGGGCGTACCTCGGCGCCGGCGCCCACGTCGACCCGTCCGCGACGGTCGACGACCGGTCGTGCCTGGGCGACGGGGCCGTGCTCGCGGCGGGGGCGTCGGTGCGCGGCAGCGTCGTCGGGGCGGGCGCGCGGATCGGGGTCGACGTGACGCTCGACGGCGCGATCGTCGGCGCCGGCGCGACCGTCGGCCGAGGGGCGCGACTCGGTCCCGGCGTGATCGTCGGGGACGACGCCCGCATCGCCCCCGGCACGGTGGTGGACCCCTCCACACCGGTGCCGACCGGCGCGGGGGCGTGA
- the hpf gene encoding ribosome hibernation-promoting factor, HPF/YfiA family encodes MQLQVKGKGLSVTDALFDHAEAKLERLARILPPWDDATEVELELSVERNPKIAQAQIAEVTVRTKGPVLRVRESAEDMYAAIDQAARKLERQARRYRDRRKDHHGPPMDEVPEILGAQLDGLRAEATGPDAVEEPVEPTPRLVKSKSFVMLAMTQEDAALQMDMLHHDFYVFRNSDDGQVNVVYRRRDGDYGLIAPEG; translated from the coding sequence ATGCAGCTCCAGGTCAAGGGCAAGGGACTGTCGGTCACCGACGCTCTCTTCGATCACGCCGAGGCGAAGTTGGAGAGGTTGGCGCGCATCCTCCCGCCCTGGGACGACGCGACGGAGGTGGAGCTCGAGCTCTCGGTCGAGCGGAACCCCAAGATCGCGCAGGCGCAGATCGCGGAGGTCACCGTCCGCACCAAGGGGCCGGTGCTGCGGGTCCGCGAGAGCGCCGAGGACATGTACGCGGCGATCGACCAGGCCGCCCGCAAGCTGGAGCGCCAGGCGCGCCGCTACCGCGACCGCCGCAAGGACCACCACGGCCCCCCGATGGACGAGGTCCCCGAGATCCTGGGGGCCCAGCTCGACGGCCTCCGCGCCGAGGCCACGGGCCCCGACGCCGTCGAGGAACCGGTCGAGCCCACGCCGCGCCTCGTCAAGAGCAAGAGCTTCGTGATGCTCGCCATGACGCAGGAGGACGCCGCGCTGCAGATGGACATGCTGCACCACGACTTCTACGTGTTCCGGAACTCGGACGACGGGCAGGTCAACGTCGTCTACCGGCGCCGCGACGGCGACTACGGCCTCATCGCGCCGGAGGGGTAG
- the secA gene encoding preprotein translocase subunit SecA yields MSTDLINKVLRVGEGRAMKAMQSHVARIGALEPEMEKLTDAELRAKTDEFRARIADGASVDDLVTEAFAVVREAGRRVLGMRLFDVQMIGAMVLNSGKVAEMKTGEGKTFAGVPAVYLNALTGRGVHVVTVNDYLAKRDADWMGPLYDFLGVSVGVISSMMPEDARRAAYASDATYGTNAEFGFDYLRDNMAVRLSDCVQRGHYFCIVDEVDSILIDEARTPLIISGVPEAATDTYYRFARIVPTLKDGEDYDVDEKHRAASPTESGVDKVEKALGIDNLYLDVNGNLVNHLIQALKAHALYRKDKEYIVRDGELLIVDEFTGRVLEGRRYSEGLHQALEAKEGLRIREENQTLATITLQNYFRMYEKLSGMTGTAATEANEFAKIYKTDVVSIPTHRPMIRADENDYIFKTKDAKFRAVADDIAAAHERGQPVLVGTISVEISEMLAGMLTRRGIPHNVLNAKNHAREAEIILDAGQRGGVTIATNMAGRGVDIKLGEGVAELGGLYIIGTERHESRRIDNQLRGRAGRQGDPGASRFYLSAEDDLIRIFAGDRIFKILDRLGPGDDLPIEAKMLSKTVEGAQKKVEEQNFNIRKRVLDYDDVLNKQREVIYSERRRVLEGEDLGEQARDWIAEALVDIVDQFGDEESLPADWDLDALFTQLGSYYPMSFTVADIRDELDDESDPLTREELLDRLEDDIMAAYEAREADLGVTLVRDLERWVLLQLIDQHWREHLYNMDYLREGIHLRALGQKDPLSEYRLEGHTMFDEMMDLVKMEFVRYMFHIEVDRAPEAEEQKVADVDYSYQSDPIQGFDGSGGEGGEEFAEERQQTGRGAVAVVEQRVLTDEDKVGRNDPCPCGSGKKYKRCHGA; encoded by the coding sequence ATGAGCACTGATCTCATCAACAAGGTCCTCCGTGTCGGCGAGGGACGCGCCATGAAGGCCATGCAGTCGCACGTGGCCAGGATCGGCGCACTCGAGCCGGAGATGGAGAAGCTGACCGACGCCGAGCTGCGCGCCAAGACGGACGAGTTCCGCGCGCGCATCGCCGACGGCGCCTCGGTCGACGACCTCGTGACCGAGGCGTTCGCGGTCGTCCGCGAGGCGGGCCGCCGGGTGCTCGGCATGCGCCTCTTCGACGTGCAGATGATCGGCGCGATGGTGCTCAACAGCGGCAAGGTCGCCGAGATGAAGACCGGTGAGGGCAAGACCTTCGCCGGCGTCCCGGCCGTCTACCTCAACGCCCTCACGGGCCGCGGCGTCCACGTCGTCACGGTCAACGACTACCTCGCCAAGCGCGACGCCGACTGGATGGGCCCCCTCTACGACTTCCTCGGGGTCAGCGTCGGCGTGATCTCGTCGATGATGCCGGAGGACGCCCGCCGCGCCGCCTACGCCTCCGACGCCACCTACGGCACGAACGCCGAGTTCGGCTTCGACTACCTGCGCGACAACATGGCGGTCCGCCTGTCGGACTGCGTCCAGCGCGGCCACTACTTCTGCATCGTGGACGAGGTCGACTCGATCCTCATCGACGAGGCCCGCACGCCGCTGATCATCTCCGGCGTCCCCGAGGCGGCGACCGACACCTACTACCGCTTCGCGCGCATCGTCCCGACGCTGAAGGACGGCGAGGACTACGACGTCGACGAGAAGCACCGTGCCGCCTCGCCGACCGAGAGCGGCGTCGACAAGGTCGAGAAGGCGCTCGGCATCGACAACCTGTACCTCGACGTCAACGGCAACCTGGTCAACCACCTGATCCAGGCGCTCAAGGCGCACGCGCTCTACCGCAAGGACAAGGAGTACATCGTCCGCGACGGCGAGCTGCTGATCGTCGACGAGTTCACCGGCCGCGTGCTCGAGGGGCGGCGCTACTCCGAGGGCCTGCACCAGGCGCTCGAGGCGAAGGAGGGGCTGCGGATCCGCGAGGAGAACCAGACGCTCGCGACGATCACCCTCCAGAACTACTTCCGCATGTACGAGAAGCTCTCCGGCATGACCGGCACGGCCGCGACCGAGGCGAACGAGTTCGCGAAGATCTACAAGACCGACGTGGTCTCGATCCCGACGCACCGGCCGATGATCCGGGCCGACGAGAACGACTACATCTTCAAGACCAAGGACGCGAAGTTCCGCGCCGTGGCCGACGACATCGCCGCGGCCCACGAGCGCGGCCAGCCGGTCCTCGTCGGCACGATCTCCGTCGAGATCTCCGAGATGCTCGCCGGCATGCTCACGCGGCGCGGCATCCCCCACAACGTGCTGAACGCCAAGAACCACGCGCGTGAGGCCGAGATCATCCTCGACGCCGGCCAGCGCGGCGGCGTCACGATCGCGACCAACATGGCCGGCCGTGGCGTCGACATCAAGCTGGGCGAGGGGGTCGCCGAGCTCGGCGGCCTCTACATCATCGGCACCGAGCGCCACGAGAGCCGGCGCATCGACAACCAGCTCCGCGGTCGCGCCGGCCGTCAGGGCGACCCCGGCGCGTCGCGGTTCTACCTGTCCGCCGAGGACGACCTGATCCGGATCTTCGCGGGCGACCGGATCTTCAAGATCCTCGACCGCCTCGGCCCCGGCGACGACCTGCCGATCGAGGCGAAGATGCTCTCCAAGACCGTGGAGGGCGCGCAGAAGAAGGTCGAGGAGCAGAACTTCAACATCCGCAAGCGCGTCCTCGACTACGACGACGTGCTCAACAAGCAGCGCGAGGTCATCTACTCCGAGCGCCGCCGCGTGCTCGAGGGGGAGGACCTCGGGGAGCAGGCGCGCGACTGGATCGCCGAGGCGCTCGTCGACATCGTCGACCAGTTCGGCGACGAGGAGTCGCTGCCCGCCGACTGGGACCTCGACGCCCTCTTCACCCAGCTCGGCAGCTACTACCCCATGTCGTTCACCGTCGCCGACATCCGCGACGAGCTCGACGACGAGAGCGACCCGCTGACGCGCGAGGAGCTGCTCGACCGGCTCGAGGACGACATCATGGCCGCCTACGAGGCCCGCGAGGCCGACCTCGGCGTGACCCTGGTGCGCGACCTGGAGCGGTGGGTGCTGCTGCAGCTCATCGACCAGCACTGGCGCGAGCACCTCTACAACATGGACTACCTGCGGGAGGGCATCCACCTCCGCGCGCTCGGCCAGAAGGACCCGCTCTCCGAGTACCGCCTCGAGGGCCACACCATGTTCGACGAGATGATGGACCTCGTGAAGATGGAGTTCGTCCGGTACATGTTCCACATCGAGGTGGACCGCGCTCCCGAGGCCGAGGAGCAGAAGGTCGCCGACGTGGACTACTCGTACCAGTCCGACCCGATCCAGGGCTTCGACGGCTCCGGCGGCGAGGGCGGCGAGGAGTTCGCCGAGGAGCGGCAGCAGACCGGCCGCGGGGCCGTCGCCGTCGTCGAGCAGCGCGTGCTCACCGACGAGGACAAGGTCGGCCGCAACGACCCCTGCCCCTGCGGCTCCGGCAAGAAGTACAAGAGGTGTCACGGCGCGTAG
- a CDS encoding ComF family protein, which yields MPIASLLDVLLPPACAACGLPGAAVCASCLDAVVPLPPPWCGGCGAPVPIAVERCGECRGRVIAGARQALAYAGPVPALVTALKDGRRRGLAPVLADLVAATVDPPPPGTVLVPVPLGARRARERGFNQSLLIARSLADRWGLAVAQPLRRVREGPSQRGAPLRERSRQASGAFAAGGRDAVPERAWLVDDVRTTGATLADCARALRAGGTRDVGAVCVSRAERARGTTDAAAPVRR from the coding sequence GTGCCGATCGCCTCCCTCCTGGACGTGCTCCTCCCTCCCGCCTGCGCGGCGTGCGGCCTGCCCGGGGCCGCGGTCTGCGCGTCATGCCTCGACGCGGTGGTCCCCCTCCCGCCGCCGTGGTGCGGGGGGTGCGGGGCGCCCGTGCCCATCGCGGTGGAGCGCTGCGGGGAGTGCCGTGGCCGCGTCATCGCCGGCGCCCGCCAGGCGCTCGCCTACGCGGGCCCGGTCCCGGCGCTCGTGACGGCGCTGAAGGACGGCCGCCGCCGCGGCCTCGCCCCGGTGCTCGCCGACCTCGTCGCCGCGACGGTGGACCCGCCGCCCCCCGGCACGGTCCTGGTGCCGGTGCCCCTCGGGGCACGCCGCGCCCGCGAGCGTGGGTTCAACCAGAGCCTCCTGATCGCCCGGTCGCTCGCCGACCGATGGGGCCTCGCGGTCGCCCAGCCGCTACGGCGTGTCCGGGAGGGCCCGTCGCAACGCGGCGCCCCCCTGCGGGAGCGGTCGCGCCAGGCCTCGGGTGCCTTCGCGGCCGGCGGGCGGGATGCCGTGCCGGAGCGGGCCTGGCTCGTCGACGACGTCCGCACGACGGGGGCGACCCTCGCCGACTGCGCACGCGCCCTGCGGGCCGGCGGAACCCGCGACGTGGGGGCGGTCTGCGTCTCCCGCGCGGAGCGGGCGCGGGGAACCACTGACGCGGCCGCCCCCGTGCGGCGCTAG
- the ahcY gene encoding adenosylhomocysteinase gives MTAASPPPHDVADLGLAPLGRQRIEWADRDMPVLRSIRERFARETPLAGLRISACLHVTTETAALARTLRAGGADLVLVASNPLSTQDDVAAALVADFGVATYARRGEDEATYYRHVTAAIDHAPRITMDDGADVIGVLHGERREMLDGVIGGTEDTTTGVIRLRALEREGGLAFPVISVNDADTSHMFDNTGQSTIDGLLRATNLLVAGRQAVVAGFGPFGRGVAGRLRGMGAHVIVLEVDPRRALEAVLDGFPVMTVAEAARLADVFITATGDVDVLRPEHMREMKDGAILANTGHFNVEIDVAGLAAMARAEREVRPGVREFLLPDGRRLNLLAEGRLVNLACAEGHPASVMDMSFANQALCAEFLAREGADLEARVYPVPPRIDEEIAKLKLAALGVRIDVLTDDQARYLASWEQGT, from the coding sequence GTGACGGCGGCGTCCCCGCCCCCGCACGACGTCGCCGACCTGGGGCTCGCCCCCCTCGGCCGCCAGAGGATCGAGTGGGCCGACCGGGACATGCCGGTCCTGCGGAGCATCCGGGAGCGGTTCGCCCGGGAGACCCCCCTCGCGGGGCTCCGGATCTCGGCGTGCCTGCACGTGACGACGGAGACGGCGGCGCTGGCACGGACGTTGCGCGCCGGGGGCGCCGACCTCGTCCTCGTCGCGTCGAACCCGCTGTCCACCCAGGACGACGTCGCCGCCGCCCTCGTCGCCGACTTCGGCGTCGCGACGTACGCGCGGCGGGGGGAGGACGAGGCGACGTACTACCGCCACGTCACCGCCGCGATCGACCACGCGCCGCGGATCACGATGGACGACGGCGCCGACGTCATCGGCGTGCTGCACGGTGAGCGGCGCGAGATGCTCGACGGGGTCATCGGCGGCACGGAGGACACGACCACCGGCGTGATCCGCCTCCGGGCGCTGGAGCGCGAGGGCGGGCTGGCGTTCCCCGTGATCTCGGTGAACGACGCCGACACGTCGCACATGTTCGACAACACCGGCCAGTCGACGATCGACGGGCTGCTGCGGGCGACGAACCTCCTCGTCGCGGGACGCCAGGCGGTGGTCGCGGGTTTCGGCCCCTTCGGCCGCGGCGTCGCGGGGCGCCTGCGCGGCATGGGCGCCCACGTGATCGTGCTGGAGGTCGACCCGCGGCGGGCGCTGGAGGCGGTGCTCGACGGGTTCCCCGTGATGACGGTCGCGGAGGCCGCCCGCCTCGCGGACGTGTTCATCACCGCCACCGGCGACGTGGACGTGCTGCGGCCGGAGCACATGCGGGAGATGAAGGACGGGGCGATCCTCGCGAACACGGGCCACTTCAACGTGGAGATCGACGTCGCCGGGCTCGCGGCGATGGCCCGCGCCGAGCGGGAGGTGCGCCCCGGGGTCCGGGAGTTCCTGCTGCCCGACGGACGGAGGCTGAACCTGCTGGCGGAGGGGCGCCTCGTGAACCTCGCGTGCGCGGAGGGGCACCCGGCGTCGGTGATGGACATGAGCTTCGCGAACCAGGCCCTCTGCGCGGAGTTCCTGGCGCGGGAGGGCGCGGACCTGGAGGCGCGGGTGTACCCGGTGCCGCCGCGGATCGACGAGGAGATCGCGAAGCTGAAGCTCGCCGCCCTCGGCGTGCGGATCGACGTCCTCACCGACGACCAGGCGCGGTACCTGGCGTCGTGGGAGCAGGGCACGTGA
- the mtnA gene encoding S-methyl-5-thioribose-1-phosphate isomerase, protein MTAPAGVAPHDVIRLTGDAVEMLDQTRLPSEEVVLRCTAWPEVVDAIRRLAIRGAPAIGVAGAMGVALAAAHAPHDDGDAFAAEVARAAAALRAARPTAVNLMWAVDAQSALVAAHPGRPEATAAALADAARRIHDDEVARCRAIGAHALALLGRGARIMTHCNAGALATGGYGTALGVVRAAHAADPTVRVVVPETRPLLQGSRLTAWELGREGIAHTLITDSMAAAMMAGGAVSHVVVGADRIAANGDVANKIGTYGLAVLAREHGIPMIVAAPSTTVDPATPTGAGIPIEERSGDEVRGLTLDGRPAADPGTMAANPAFDVTPARLVAAIVTEHGVHRPPYERSLPRPEGAPA, encoded by the coding sequence GTGACCGCCCCGGCGGGGGTCGCGCCGCACGACGTCATCCGCCTCACCGGCGACGCCGTCGAGATGCTCGACCAGACGCGCCTCCCTTCGGAGGAGGTGGTGCTGCGCTGCACGGCGTGGCCGGAGGTCGTCGACGCGATCCGCCGCCTCGCGATCCGCGGCGCTCCCGCGATCGGGGTCGCGGGGGCGATGGGCGTCGCCCTCGCCGCCGCCCACGCCCCCCACGACGACGGCGACGCGTTCGCCGCAGAGGTGGCGCGTGCCGCCGCGGCGCTGCGCGCGGCGCGGCCGACGGCGGTGAACCTGATGTGGGCGGTCGACGCCCAGTCGGCCCTGGTGGCGGCCCACCCCGGTCGCCCGGAGGCCACCGCCGCCGCCCTCGCCGACGCGGCGCGGCGGATCCACGACGACGAGGTGGCGCGGTGCCGGGCGATCGGCGCCCACGCCCTCGCCCTCCTCGGCCGGGGCGCGCGGATCATGACCCACTGCAACGCCGGCGCCCTCGCGACGGGGGGGTACGGGACGGCCCTCGGCGTGGTGCGCGCCGCCCACGCCGCGGACCCGACGGTGCGGGTGGTGGTGCCGGAGACGCGGCCGCTGCTGCAGGGCTCCCGGCTGACGGCGTGGGAGCTGGGGCGGGAGGGGATCGCCCATACCCTCATCACCGATTCGATGGCGGCGGCGATGATGGCGGGCGGCGCCGTCTCCCACGTCGTCGTGGGGGCGGACCGCATCGCCGCGAACGGGGACGTGGCGAACAAGATCGGCACGTACGGCCTCGCCGTCCTCGCCCGGGAGCACGGCATCCCGATGATCGTCGCGGCCCCCAGCACGACCGTGGACCCGGCGACGCCGACGGGGGCCGGGATCCCCATCGAGGAGCGCTCCGGCGACGAGGTCCGCGGCCTCACCCTCGACGGCCGCCCCGCCGCCGACCCGGGGACGATGGCCGCCAACCCCGCCTTCGACGTGACCCCCGCCCGCCTCGTCGCGGCGATCGTCACGGAGCACGGCGTCCACCGGCCCCCCTACGAACGGTCGCTCCCCCGCCCCGAGGGTGCCCCCGCCTGA